A genome region from Triticum urartu cultivar G1812 unplaced genomic scaffold, Tu2.1 TuUngrouped_contig_4551, whole genome shotgun sequence includes the following:
- the LOC125527990 gene encoding uncharacterized protein LOC125527990, with the protein NTSIVITRLLAICTGEEGKRKTDRSLISSLAPISSPAQLRRRHTPISSPAPGRRRPAPISSRASAVPRRLIRCTTAVSHLSHDRRVHAHRRCSLSTTSHHLLDSTSHRRANPARRVPPPPHPPPLTTAAAHQMDDPPSPPTTSTEIFKNSKLSSIFAVVPDHGAIIALILYGVHQN; encoded by the exons AACACTTCGATCGTGATCACGCGGCTGCTGGCGATCTGCACAGGAGAAGAAGGAAAACGGAAAACTGACAGGAGCCTTATCTCCTCGCTCGCACCCATTTCCTCTCCTGCCCAGCTCCGCCGTCGCCACACACCCATCTCCTCCCCTGCTCCCGGCCGGCGCCGTCCCGCCCCCATCTCCTCCCGAGCTTCTGCCGTGCCGCGACGGCTGATCCGGTGCACAACCGCCGTCAGCCACCTGTCGCACGACCGCCGCGTCCATGCCCACCGCCGCTGCTCTCTATCCACAACCTCCCACCATCTCCTCGACTCCACAAGTCATCGTCGGGCCAACCCCGCGCGTCGTGTGCCTCCGCCACCCCATCCGCCACCTCTGACCACCGCCGCCGCTCATCAAATGGACGATCCACCGTCGCCGCCTACTACATCGACAG AAATCTTCAAAAATTCCAAATTGTCATCTATTTTTGCCGTG GTTCCTGA